One segment of Methanolinea mesophila DNA contains the following:
- a CDS encoding WD40 repeat domain-containing protein, whose protein sequence is MARGGGKLLLVGVLIALLAGSAQGTTLDFRWEEGIPGISGLALSDDGSRVMVGTNTGQVRVYDPNGSVCMEVRVPGTAQVGILQNGSAYLVASQEDREKNKGTLRLFDAEGDAQWFWNSGWITSMDFCQGTDRIVTGDRAGNVVMLDGGGLEVRTWNDLPKTYIIADLALSADGKYFAYALEESNPQVKFVTVSSGSKKSFAKDFAYTGTYGYLEPIRQIELSGDGAYIATAGGEGSHGVLNFYARNGTRLWSKDLARINDLALDGQGGCVFIAGGDGNVSCYNRSGDLEWAYQSGAPAGRLSYAPGAGVLAAGNDEGDLRVFDRNGTIIWQHELDVFPTGAVTRMEFSSDGRALAVVANDRVLEYFETVSEPVVAEEISFPEVNATSPDNFTSVSMVNITESNGEETFLGFFPFPWKIAFPKLW, encoded by the coding sequence ATGGCGCGAGGGGGGGGAAAATTGTTGCTTGTAGGGGTGCTTATTGCGCTCCTCGCTGGTTCCGCGCAGGGAACGACCCTGGATTTCAGGTGGGAGGAGGGGATCCCGGGGATATCCGGGCTTGCCCTCTCGGACGACGGTTCCCGGGTCATGGTAGGGACCAACACCGGCCAGGTGCGGGTGTATGACCCGAACGGGAGTGTCTGCATGGAAGTCCGGGTCCCCGGTACGGCGCAGGTAGGGATCCTGCAGAACGGGAGCGCCTACCTGGTGGCGTCCCAGGAGGACCGGGAGAAGAACAAGGGGACGCTCCGGCTCTTCGACGCGGAGGGCGACGCGCAGTGGTTCTGGAACTCGGGGTGGATCACCTCCATGGACTTCTGCCAGGGGACCGACCGGATCGTCACCGGTGACCGGGCGGGGAATGTGGTGATGCTGGACGGGGGAGGACTTGAAGTGCGGACGTGGAACGACCTCCCCAAGACCTACATTATCGCGGACCTGGCGCTTTCGGCGGACGGAAAGTATTTCGCATACGCCTTGGAGGAGAGCAACCCCCAGGTGAAGTTCGTCACGGTGAGCAGCGGCTCGAAAAAGTCGTTTGCCAAGGACTTCGCCTATACAGGAACTTACGGATATCTTGAACCAATCCGGCAGATCGAGCTCTCGGGTGACGGCGCATATATCGCCACCGCGGGAGGTGAGGGGAGCCACGGGGTGCTGAACTTCTATGCGAGGAACGGGACCCGGCTCTGGTCGAAGGATCTCGCCCGGATCAACGACCTGGCCCTGGACGGGCAGGGGGGATGTGTGTTTATCGCCGGCGGGGACGGGAATGTCTCCTGTTACAACCGCTCGGGAGACCTCGAATGGGCGTACCAGTCAGGGGCGCCTGCCGGGAGACTCTCTTATGCACCGGGGGCGGGGGTCCTTGCCGCAGGCAACGATGAGGGAGACCTGAGGGTGTTCGACCGGAACGGTACAATAATCTGGCAGCACGAACTCGACGTATTCCCCACGGGGGCGGTCACCCGCATGGAGTTTTCCTCCGACGGACGCGCACTCGCGGTGGTGGCGAACGACCGGGTACTGGAATATTTCGAGACCGTTTCCGAACCCGTGGTCGCGGAAGAGATCTCTTTCCCGGAGGTGAACGCAACGAGTCCGGACAACTTTACCTCTGTTTCGATGGTCAATATAACCGAATCCAACGGAGAGGAGACCTTCCTGGGGTTCTTCCCGTTCCCCTGGAAGATCGCCTTCCCGAAGCTCTGGTAG
- a CDS encoding SDR family oxidoreductase: MVSRSIMRYIVTGGAGFIGSHLCEALAGAGHEVAIVDDLSSGRKEFIAPLLEQKKVTFYQDTIADFAFLAETFRGADGVFHQAAMVSVQKSIMHPMVNHDVNLTGTLNVLLAARDAGVKKVVFASSAAIYGNIPEQPKNEGMTPDPLSPYALAKLGGEYYCRLFTSLYGLPTVALRYFNVYGPRQDLHSDYAAVIPKFIAHLAEGEPPLIYGDGDQTRDFVYVKDVVQANVKAMQSGATGVYNVGCGEETSVNNLAETMMALFGLSFSPKHTGERPGEVKHSVADISRAEKDFGYSPECKLEWGLSETLEYYDRQERNALGQHK, translated from the coding sequence ATGGTATCTCGGAGTATCATGCGGTATATCGTGACCGGCGGGGCCGGGTTCATCGGGTCGCACCTCTGCGAGGCGCTCGCGGGTGCGGGACACGAGGTGGCGATTGTCGACGACCTTTCGTCGGGCAGAAAGGAGTTCATCGCGCCCCTCCTGGAGCAGAAGAAGGTCACTTTTTACCAGGACACGATCGCCGACTTCGCGTTCCTCGCGGAGACGTTCCGGGGGGCGGACGGGGTGTTTCACCAGGCGGCGATGGTCTCGGTGCAGAAATCCATCATGCACCCTATGGTAAACCACGACGTCAACCTGACCGGAACCCTGAACGTCCTCCTCGCGGCCCGTGACGCGGGAGTGAAGAAAGTGGTCTTCGCCTCGTCGGCCGCGATCTACGGGAACATCCCGGAACAGCCCAAGAACGAAGGGATGACCCCGGACCCGCTCTCCCCCTATGCACTGGCCAAGCTTGGCGGAGAATATTACTGCCGGCTCTTTACAAGCCTCTACGGCCTCCCCACGGTGGCGTTGCGCTATTTCAATGTCTACGGCCCCCGGCAGGACCTGCATTCCGATTATGCGGCGGTAATCCCCAAGTTCATCGCTCATCTCGCCGAGGGGGAGCCGCCGTTGATCTATGGCGACGGGGACCAGACCAGGGACTTCGTATACGTGAAGGACGTGGTGCAGGCGAACGTGAAGGCGATGCAGAGCGGTGCGACCGGGGTTTATAACGTGGGGTGCGGGGAGGAGACCAGCGTGAATAACCTGGCGGAGACGATGATGGCCCTCTTCGGGTTGTCTTTTTCGCCGAAACATACCGGGGAGCGTCCCGGCGAGGTGAAGCATTCGGTGGCGGATATCAGCCGGGCGGAGAAGGACTTCGGCTACTCGCCGGAGTGCAAACTGGAGTGGGGACTCTCCGAAACACTCGAATACTACGACCGGCAGGAGAGGAACGCGCTAGGGCAGCATAAGTAA
- a CDS encoding DHA2 family efflux MFS transporter permease subunit: protein MDDPPASGTPSNRLLLLTVGIAVFMTSLDITIVNISLPTISLEFGVSTATISWVIMGYLLVMCSFLPAFGKLGDLKGYHRIFSTGYLVFVAGSFLCGISGSAAMLIGSRLLQGVGASMLSALTTAIVMIALPRAARGKGLGIVAMFASLGIALGPAIGGFITTYLTWHWIFFINVPVGIAGFFIALRTVPKNSLPGRQKFDYAGAVLIFFAILGILFVLNQGQALGWTSFPVVLSLLGAFVFAALFIRRERSIPYRVFNIGLFRVRDYALSNLATLMVMLVFSGALFLLPFYLEYVRGLPPDIAGLVLTIPSGAIFLAGPLFGALSDRIGPRIPSAASAVALALGFIAIARPGVTGDDALLYGGLVLIGLGVGGFIPSNSVQVMALAPEGEVGSVSSMLLTIRNLGSTLGVAVFEAVLAGVVLAGITGPFVADAIPPGLLLDAFRVAFLFGGFTSVLAFITVMATRKKRKFAA from the coding sequence ATGGACGATCCCCCCGCCTCCGGTACGCCGTCGAACCGCCTTCTCCTGCTTACCGTCGGTATCGCCGTCTTCATGACCTCGCTCGACATCACTATCGTTAATATCAGCCTCCCCACCATCTCCCTGGAGTTCGGAGTCTCCACCGCGACCATCTCGTGGGTGATCATGGGGTACCTGCTGGTGATGTGCAGTTTTCTTCCCGCCTTCGGCAAACTGGGGGATCTGAAAGGGTATCACCGCATCTTCTCCACCGGCTACCTGGTCTTCGTGGCCGGATCGTTCCTCTGCGGGATATCGGGAAGCGCGGCGATGCTGATCGGGTCCCGGCTCCTCCAGGGGGTCGGGGCATCGATGCTCTCGGCCCTCACCACCGCGATCGTGATGATCGCGCTCCCTCGCGCCGCCAGAGGGAAGGGACTCGGGATCGTGGCCATGTTCGCCTCGCTCGGGATCGCCCTCGGGCCGGCGATCGGGGGGTTCATCACCACCTACCTCACCTGGCACTGGATATTCTTCATCAACGTCCCGGTGGGGATCGCCGGCTTCTTCATCGCGCTCCGTACCGTACCGAAAAATTCCCTGCCCGGGAGGCAGAAGTTCGACTATGCAGGAGCAGTCCTCATCTTTTTCGCAATCCTCGGTATCCTGTTCGTCCTAAACCAGGGCCAGGCGCTCGGCTGGACCTCCTTTCCCGTCGTTCTCTCGCTCCTCGGGGCGTTTGTGTTCGCCGCCCTCTTTATCCGGCGTGAACGCTCCATCCCGTACCGGGTCTTTAACATCGGCCTCTTCCGGGTCCGGGACTACGCCCTGTCAAACCTGGCCACCCTGATGGTCATGCTCGTCTTTTCCGGGGCGCTCTTTCTCCTCCCCTTCTATCTGGAGTATGTCCGGGGGCTCCCTCCCGATATCGCGGGGCTTGTGCTCACCATCCCCTCCGGGGCGATATTCCTCGCCGGACCGCTCTTCGGGGCGCTCTCCGACCGGATCGGGCCCCGCATTCCGTCCGCGGCCTCCGCGGTGGCCCTGGCCCTGGGATTCATCGCCATCGCCCGACCGGGTGTGACCGGGGACGACGCACTCCTCTATGGGGGCCTGGTACTGATCGGGCTCGGGGTCGGCGGGTTCATCCCTTCGAACAGCGTGCAGGTGATGGCGCTTGCCCCCGAAGGAGAGGTCGGGTCGGTCTCTTCCATGCTCCTTACCATACGGAACCTTGGCTCGACGCTGGGGGTCGCGGTATTCGAGGCGGTCCTGGCGGGGGTCGTCCTTGCCGGGATCACCGGTCCCTTCGTGGCAGATGCCATCCCTCCCGGACTCCTGCTGGATGCGTTCAGGGTCGCGTTCCTCTTTGGAGGGTTTACCTCGGTCCTGGCCTTCATCACCGTAATGGCCACGAGGAAAAAAAGAAAATTCGCGGCGTAA